From the genome of Triticum aestivum cultivar Chinese Spring chromosome 3B, IWGSC CS RefSeq v2.1, whole genome shotgun sequence, one region includes:
- the LOC123064923 gene encoding uncharacterized protein isoform X2: protein MVDPTDNGHCGGCISGVRRPNKADAYTGGHVGADELYTSGHVGADELCGCPAEWSDSDEDDRSKERRIRRMYKGRKPFVLPASAVPKETA from the exons ATGGTTGATCCTACTGATAATG GTCATTGTGGTGGTTGTATAAGTGGTGTGAGGCGCCCCAACAAAGCTGATGCATACACTGGTGGTCATGTGGGTGCAGATGAGCTATACACTAGTGGTCATGTGGGTGCAGATGAGCTATGTGGATGCCCGGCAGAGTGGAGCGACTCCGATGAAGAT GATAGGAGCAAGGAGCGTAGGATAAGACGTATGTACAAG GGCCGGAAACCTTTTGTCCTCCCCGCGTCGGCTGTACCCAAGGAGACAGCATAA
- the LOC123064923 gene encoding uncharacterized protein isoform X1, producing MPIPPPFGLLEPLKLVNDDSRLGRSPSIPENTPVHIMVPVDARMAVLVSIDGSGNVTMSAPSRRIPIIRVGKFEATTSFGAGPLSFVDLHTDGHYSGIDFPVSAGAYRSIGEIIKATCSCLSRRCPSHYQHEDGPSALQQPSDSSPTTTSEDLEEAMFEAAPTFEATSSTCLWAQAVTPGSPMSPILSHIRHDWGLEYYIRVDHKGSFHTYPDIGGPFQTLQQAKNAIDQHLHGRRHTSMCMKQAGVSQKEMGIRQCLFWPDGTRKKRTKSYIFKKGHEHISRLVCAIVDQYNEDHNLLGDLAYKLKDMVRHKSFREKDEWYRHLNFTAKI from the exons ATGCCAATCCCGCCCCCCTTCGGTCTCCTCGAGCCTCTGAAGCTCGTCAACGATGACAGTCGGCTGGGCCGCTCCCCTTCGATACCGGAGAACACGCCAGTGCACATCATGGTTCCCGTCGATGCCCGGATGGCGGTCCTTGTGTCCATCGACGGGAGCGGGAACGTCACGATGAGCGCTCCGTCCAGGCGCATACCTATAATCAGGGTCGGGAAGTTCGAGGCCACTACCTCCTTCGGCGCGGGGCCACTGTCATTCGTTGACCTACATACTGATGGGCACTACTCCGGCATAGATTTCCCCGTTTCTGCTGGGGCGTACAGAAGCATCGGGGAAATCATCAAGGCAACCTGCTCCTGCTTAAGCCGCCGCTGCCCCTCTCACTATCA GCATGAGGATGGTCCCTCTGCGCTGCAACAGCCGAGTGACTCGTCCCCCACTACAACGTCTGAGGACTTGGAGGAGGCCATGTTTGAGGCAGCTCCAACATTTGAGGCCACTTCCTCTACCTGTCTGTGGGCACAGGCAGTAACTCCCGGGTCACCCATGTCACCCATTTTGAGCCATATAAGACATGATTGGGGTCTGGAATATTACATCAGGGTTGATCACAAAGGATCATTCCACACATATCCTGACATTGGTGGCCCGTTTCAGACCTTGCAACAAGCTAAAAATGCCATTGATCAACATCTTCATGGCCGTCGTCACACCTCAAT GTGCATGAAGCAAGCTGGTGTTTCTCAAAAGGAGATGGGTATACGGCAGTGTCTTTTTTGGCCCGATGGCACAAGGAAGAAGCGCACAAAATCATATATATTTAAGAAGGGCCATGAACATATATCCAGATTGGTGTGTGCTATAGTGGACCAGTATAATGAGGATCACAATCTTTTGGGG GATCTTGCATACAAACTCAAAGACATGGTGAGACACAAATCATTTCGTGAGAAGGATGAATGGTACCGCCATCTGAATTTCACCGCAAAGATTTAA